In Pseudomonadota bacterium, the genomic stretch TGAACCTCGAAAACGTTGGTACTCGGAATCGACACCACCCGTGTGGACACGCCGGATTTTTCCAGTTGCTCGGCCGCCTCCATCGCGACGGCAACCTCGGAACCGGTGGCGATCAAAATTAACGCGGGCGTTCCTGCACAGTCACGCAGGACATAGCCGCCGCGCCGGATATTTTCGATCTGCTTGCCGTCACGTTTCTGGAACGGCAGGCCCTGGCGGGTAAATACCAGGCAGGTCGGCCCGTCCCGCCTTTCGATCGCCGCCTGCCATGCGACGACGGACTCGACGGAGTCGCATGGCCTCCAGACGATCATCCCCGGTATCAGCCGAAGGCTGGCGAGATGTTCTACCGGCTGATGGGTGGGCCCGTCTTCGCCAAGGCCGATCGAGTCGTGGGTGTAAACGAAAATGCTGCGCACTTTCATCAGCGCCGCCATCCGTACGGCGTTGCGTGCATAGTCCGAGAATGTCAGGAAGGTGGCGCCATAGGGAATCAGACCACCGTGCAGCGCCATGCCATTCATCATCGCGGACATGCCGAATTCCCTGACCCCGTAATAAAGGTAGTTGCCGCCGACATCCTCTGCGGTAATCGTCTTCGACCCATCCCAGTAAGTCAGATTGGAGCCGGTCAGATCCGCCGATCCGCCGAGCATTTCCGGCAAGACCGGCGCGAACCCGTTGAGCGCCCGCAACGATGCCTTGCGAGTCGCCATATCGGCGGCTTCGGTGTTTATTTCCTCAACGACGCCGGCAGCGAATTCCTGCCAGTTATCCGGCAGTTCGCCAGCCATGCGCCGCTGGAATTCAGCCCCCAGTTGCGGATGCTTTTGCCGGTAAGCGGCAAACATCTGCTGCCATTGTTCTTCCAGCCTGGCTCCCTTTCCCCTGGCATCCCATCCGGCGCGTATGTCGTTCGGGACTTCGAACGGCGCGTGCGGCCAGCCGATGGTCTCCCTGACCAGCGCAATTTCTTCAGCGCCCAGCGGCGCACCGTGGGTCGCTGCACTGCCCTGCTTGTTTGGCGAACCCCAGCCGATTACCGTTTTACAACAGATCAGACTGGGACTGTCGCTGGCGCGGGCGTCGTCTATGGCCTTCGCCACGGCCACCGGGTCGTGGCCATCGACATCGGCAACCACATGCCAGCCATAGGCCCGGAAACGGGCCGGCGTATCATCGGTAAACCAGCCATCGACCTTGCCGTCGATGGAAATCCCGTTGTCGTCATAGAAAACAATCAACTTGCCGAGGCGCAAGGTACCGGCCAGAGAGCAGGCTTCATGCGAAATGCCCTCCATCAGGCAACCATCACCGGTGAAGGCATAGGTATGGTGATCGACCAGATCGAAGCCGGGCTTGTTGAATTGTGCCGCCAGGACTTTTTCAGCCAGCGCCATGCCGATCGCGTTGGTGATGCCTTGCCCCAGCGGGCCGGTGGTCGTTTCTATACCGAGGTCCCGATCGATTTCCGGGTGGCCGGCGGTATGATAACCGAGCTGGCGGAAATTTTGGATCTGCTCTATATCCAGCGGATACCCACTCAGGTACAAGACCGAATACAAGAGCATCGAGCCATGGCCATTCGACAACACGAAACGATCCCGATTTTCCCAGCGCGGATTAGCCGGGTTGTGCCTGAGGTAATCGTTCCAGAGTACCTCCGCAATGTCGGCCATGCCCATCGGCATGCCCGGGTGCCCGGAATTGGCTTTTTGAACTGCATCCATCGACAGGGCACGAACTGCATTGGCAAGGTCTCTGCGCTGAGGCATTTTTGCTGAATCCTGAGTTGGAAAGCGGCGCATTTTCGCCGATGAGCCGCCGACGGGCAACTGCTGCGTGCCTGCCCTCGCAAATACACTCTTGCCAGGTCCTGCCCAGCGGGCCGAGTCACTTACTGCGCTTTGCCTGAGCTATATTCCGAAAATTGTTCCGCTGCCGGTTCTTCGCTCGGTGGCACCACCAGATATGCAAAATCGCGCGCGACAGACTGGCGGGTGCGGCCTCAGGTCTTCCACTTGATCGAACAGCCCACAGAAGGCGTTTGTTCCCGCGGCCCGTGACTGGTACGCACGATCTGCAGCATCGCATCGAGTAATTCGCGCGGGCTGCCGGCCGGTGGCTCCTCGGTTCGACCGGCATCCAGACGGCCGCGGTACTGTAGTTCCAGGTCCTGGTTGAAGCCAAAAAAATCCGGTGTACAGACCGCCCCGTAGTCACTCGCCGTCTGTTGGCTTTCGTCAAGCAGATAAGGAAAAGGAAAAGCCAGCTCACTGGCCAGACGCTGCATCTCATCCGGCCCATCCTCCGGGTAACGGCTGATATCGTTGCTCATAATGCCAACCGCTGCGACGCCTTCGGGCGCCAGAACCTGCAAGTCCCCGATTATTCGTCGCAACGATGCCTTGACGAACGGGCAATGGTTGCTGAGAAACATGACCAGTGTGGCACGCGAGCCACGGCAATCTTCCAGCGTCCATAGCTTGCCAGCCGGGTCGGGAAGCGCGAAATCGGGCGCCGGCCAGCCAAAATCACAAACAGGCGTTTCCAGGGCAATCATCAGCTGCTCGAAGATAAGGAGTATCTTTTAAAATACTAGCAGGCGGGCCGCCAACAAACGACATAATCCCGGGGCCGCGTGAAACCGGCCGGCCTGCCCGTTATACTTGTGCGTTAGCGCAGCTGAGGATTCAGAGGTTTCAGTAACATGCTGAAAAATTTTCTATTTACTTCGGAATCGGTTTCCGAGGGTCATCCGGACAAGGTAGCGGATCAGATCTCGGACGCCGTCCTGGATGCAATTATTGCGCTAGATCCAAGTGCCAGGGTCGCCTGCGAAACAATGGTCAAAACCGGCATGGCAGTTATCGCCGGCGAGGTCAGCACGGATGCCTGGGTCGACCTGGAAGAGATCACCCGCCAGGTGATCCTCGACATTGGTTACGATAATTCCGAGGTGGGTTTCGATGGGGCGACCTGCGCGGTGATCAATGCGATCGGCAAGCAGTCATCGGATATCAACCAGGGCGTGGACCGTGCGACGCCGGCCGATCAAGGTGCCGGCGACCAGGGCATGATGTTTGGTTATGCGAGCAATGAAACCGAGGTACTGATGCCGGCGCCGATTACTTATGCTCACCGGCTGGTCCAGCGGCAGGCCGAACTGCGCAAGAACGGGACTTTGCCCTGGCTGAGGCCGGATGCAAAAAGCCAGGTATCCATACGCTACGAAGACAACGTACCGGTCGCCGTCGATGCCATCGTCCTGTCAACCCAGCACGACCCGGACATATCGCATGCGGACCTGACGGAAGCGGTTATCGAGGAGATTATTCGCCCGACGCTGCCGGATGGCTGGCTGCACAAGAAAACCCGGATTCACGTTAATCCGACTGGCCGTTTCGTGATCGGTGGCCCGGTCGGTGACTGCGGCCTGACCGGACGAAAAATTATCGTCGATACTTATGGCGGCATGGCCCGGCACGGGGGTGGCGCCTTCTCTGGCAAGGATCCATCGAAGGTCGACCGTTCGGCTGCTTATGCCGGCCGTTATGTTGCCAAAAATATCGTCGCCGCCGGTCTGGCCGATCGCTGCGAGATCCAGATTTCCTACGCCATCGGTGTCGCGGAGCCCACCTCGATCAGCATCGATTCCTTTGGCACCGGCAAGGTTTCGGAGGAGCGGTTGATTCAGCTAGTACGCCAGCATTTTGACCTGACGCCTTTCGCCATCCTGGAAATGCTCGACTTATTGCGGCCGATCTACAAAGCTACCGCCGCTTATGGCCATTTCGGTCGAGAGGAAGCTGATTTTTCCTGGGAACGCACGGACAAAGCCGAATTACTGAAAATGGAAGCCGCGGCCTGAGCGGTTCATCGATCACATGAACGTGAGAAAAAGACCATGACCATTGAAACTGCCACAGCCTTGCCGGCCGACTACGAGGTTGCCGATATGAGCCTTGCCGAGTGGGGGCGCAAGGAAATGGCGATAGCCGAGACGGAAATGCCAGGATTGATGGCGCTGCGCGAAAAGTATGCCAGCGAAAAGCCATTGAAAGGCGCCAGGATTGCCGGCTCACTGCACATGACCATTCAGACCGCGATGCTGATTGAAACATTGACCGCGCTCGGCGCGGAAGTTCGCTGGGCCTCGTGCAATATTTATTCGACCCAGGATCATGCCGCTGCGGCGATAGCCGCCACCGGGGTCCCGGTATTCGCCTTCAAGGACGAGTCGCTGGAGGAGTACTGGAATTTTACGCACAAGATCATGGAATGGCACGACGGCGGTACCCCGAACATGATTCTCGATGACGGCGGCGACGCAACCATGCTGGTGATGCTTGGCAGCAAAGCAGAACAGGATAAATCCGTGCTCGATAACCCCGGCAGTGAAGAAGAGCAATTTCTTTTCGCAGCGATTCGCAAGCGCCTGGAAAAACACCCGGGCTGGTATTCGAACATCCAGAAAAACCTCAAGGGCGTCACCGAAGAAACGACCACCGGAGTCAACCGTCTGTACCAGCTGGAAAAAGCCGGCGAGCTGCCGTTCCCGGCCATCAACGTCAACGATTCGGTCACCAAGGCGAAATTTGACAACCTGTACGGTTGCCGCGAGTCGCTGGTCGACGGCATCAAGCGCGCGACCGATGTGATGGTAGCCGGCAAGACCGCGGTGATTGCGGGCTATGGCGATGTCGGCAAGGGATGCGCGCAGTCGCTGAAAGGCCTCGGGGCAACCGTTTGGGTTACCGAGATTGACCCGATTTGCGCCTTGCAGGCCGGGATGGAGGGGTTCCGCGTCGTCACCATGGATTACGCCTGCGACAAGGCCGATATTTTCGTTTCCGCGACGGGAAATTACCTGGTGATCAGCCATGAGCACATGAAAAAAATGAAGCACCAGGCCATCGTTTGCAATATCGGGCATTTCGACAATGAAATTGACGTCGCCGCGCTAAAGCAATACGAGTGGGACAACATCAAGCCGCAGGTCGACCATGTGATTTTCCCGGACGGCAAGCGAATCATTCTGCTCGCGGAAGGTCGCCTGGTGAATCTTGGCTGCGCAACCGGCCATCCGAGTTTCGTGATGTCCAATTCCTTTTCCAACCAGGTGCTGGCGCAGATGGAACTCTGGAACAAGCCTGAGCAGTATGGCAACGAGGTCTACGTCCTGCCCAAGCACCTGGATGAAGAAGTTGCCCGGTTGCACCTGGACAGG encodes the following:
- a CDS encoding adenosylhomocysteinase, coding for MTIETATALPADYEVADMSLAEWGRKEMAIAETEMPGLMALREKYASEKPLKGARIAGSLHMTIQTAMLIETLTALGAEVRWASCNIYSTQDHAAAAIAATGVPVFAFKDESLEEYWNFTHKIMEWHDGGTPNMILDDGGDATMLVMLGSKAEQDKSVLDNPGSEEEQFLFAAIRKRLEKHPGWYSNIQKNLKGVTEETTTGVNRLYQLEKAGELPFPAINVNDSVTKAKFDNLYGCRESLVDGIKRATDVMVAGKTAVIAGYGDVGKGCAQSLKGLGATVWVTEIDPICALQAGMEGFRVVTMDYACDKADIFVSATGNYLVISHEHMKKMKHQAIVCNIGHFDNEIDVAALKQYEWDNIKPQVDHVIFPDGKRIILLAEGRLVNLGCATGHPSFVMSNSFSNQVLAQMELWNKPEQYGNEVYVLPKHLDEEVARLHLDRIGATLTKLTPEQAEYIGVTVDGPYKPAHYRY
- a CDS encoding methionine adenosyltransferase; this translates as MLKNFLFTSESVSEGHPDKVADQISDAVLDAIIALDPSARVACETMVKTGMAVIAGEVSTDAWVDLEEITRQVILDIGYDNSEVGFDGATCAVINAIGKQSSDINQGVDRATPADQGAGDQGMMFGYASNETEVLMPAPITYAHRLVQRQAELRKNGTLPWLRPDAKSQVSIRYEDNVPVAVDAIVLSTQHDPDISHADLTEAVIEEIIRPTLPDGWLHKKTRIHVNPTGRFVIGGPVGDCGLTGRKIIVDTYGGMARHGGGAFSGKDPSKVDRSAAYAGRYVAKNIVAAGLADRCEIQISYAIGVAEPTSISIDSFGTGKVSEERLIQLVRQHFDLTPFAILEMLDLLRPIYKATAAYGHFGREEADFSWERTDKAELLKMEAAA
- a CDS encoding thioredoxin family protein is translated as MIALETPVCDFGWPAPDFALPDPAGKLWTLEDCRGSRATLVMFLSNHCPFVKASLRRIIGDLQVLAPEGVAAVGIMSNDISRYPEDGPDEMQRLASELAFPFPYLLDESQQTASDYGAVCTPDFFGFNQDLELQYRGRLDAGRTEEPPAGSPRELLDAMLQIVRTSHGPREQTPSVGCSIKWKT
- the tkt gene encoding transketolase encodes the protein MPQRRDLANAVRALSMDAVQKANSGHPGMPMGMADIAEVLWNDYLRHNPANPRWENRDRFVLSNGHGSMLLYSVLYLSGYPLDIEQIQNFRQLGYHTAGHPEIDRDLGIETTTGPLGQGITNAIGMALAEKVLAAQFNKPGFDLVDHHTYAFTGDGCLMEGISHEACSLAGTLRLGKLIVFYDDNGISIDGKVDGWFTDDTPARFRAYGWHVVADVDGHDPVAVAKAIDDARASDSPSLICCKTVIGWGSPNKQGSAATHGAPLGAEEIALVRETIGWPHAPFEVPNDIRAGWDARGKGARLEEQWQQMFAAYRQKHPQLGAEFQRRMAGELPDNWQEFAAGVVEEINTEAADMATRKASLRALNGFAPVLPEMLGGSADLTGSNLTYWDGSKTITAEDVGGNYLYYGVREFGMSAMMNGMALHGGLIPYGATFLTFSDYARNAVRMAALMKVRSIFVYTHDSIGLGEDGPTHQPVEHLASLRLIPGMIVWRPCDSVESVVAWQAAIERRDGPTCLVFTRQGLPFQKRDGKQIENIRRGGYVLRDCAGTPALILIATGSEVAVAMEAAEQLEKSGVSTRVVSIPSTNVFEVQDDAYRASVLPAEVSARVVIEAGVSDCWHRYAGPSGRIIGMDRFGLSAPARLLFEKFGFTSDNIVKVAREIL